ATCGATGCTGATAGAACTCTTGGATCGTTTTAATCACCTCAGGTGTAATCTTCGCTACTCTCGTATTGATGCTCTACCTTCCGATGAGAAACGCACACTTCACACAGCAACAGTTCAGAGCGTTCGAGGAAGGTGCTCGAGATACCCAGAAAAGAACTGGCGCTGGCAAGAGCCGTCGAGGCAACGAACAGATCCGCCGAGCAAATAGCACTTCAGCCAGCCAGATCGTTTTTTACTACAAAAATGGGGCGTTCTATGCAAAAACTTCTAATATCGAATCCAAGCTCGCCGAGGTGAGACTTTCTCTGAACGAACCTCTCTTCAGGATCGTGACGACTTCTTCCCCCCCTCCCTAAGAAATATGTGAAGGTGCCCCTGGTGCACAGCAATCCTTCCTTCAAAATCGAAACATCGACAGAACTTTTGAACTCGTTCTAGCTCACCGAATCTGGAGCTTCAACGGCGGGAAACGTCTTGATCGTTACAAAGTGATTCTCTCTACTTCACACCGCACTGATGGCCACCTTCGGTTCGAACCGATAGGACGATTTGAACCACTCTAGGCTATCCTTCAGAGAATCCTCGATGGGCCTTGGCGTGTAACCGAGTTCCTTGGAAGCCTTCGTGTGTGAGTAAACGTAGTTTCTGCTCAGAGTGTAAACGGCGTAGGGGGTGAAGATGACTTTCTTGCCGGATAAATGTCCAAACGATGCGAAAGTAGAAACGACATAGGCGAGCCAGATCGGAAGGAAAATTTTCACCGAACGCTTCGGTTCTATCTTCTGAAGCATCTGAATCAGCGCCTTCACAGTTACGTGCGTGTCGCCCACGATGAAAATTTCCCCACTCTTCGCCTTCTTCCAGGCCAGCACGAGCGCCTCCGCCACGTCCCTGACATCCACAAAATCGAAGCCACCTTCGACGGCGACCTTGAGTCTTCCTTTCAGGTGCAACAAAAAGAGGTTTCCCATCTCTGAAATGCGCCAATCGTATGGACCTATTATGCCTGTCGGGCAGATCACCACCGCATCGAGGCCGCGTTTCGTTGCATCGAGGACCAGGTTTGTGGCGATGGCTTTGGATCTGGCGTAGCATCCTGTGACCCTGGAAGGATCTATCGGAACCGATTCGTCGATGAGTGAACCCTTAGTGAGCTCAGCGAAAGCGTGGACTGAGCTCACATAAACAAGTCTCGCGTTGTTCTTCAGGCAAGCTTCAACGACATTCTTCGTTCCGTTCACGTTTACGTCGTAGACCAGCCTCTTCTTTCCGAAGATCGAAATGACCGCCGCGAGGTGAAAAACCGTCTCTGCGCCTTCGCACAGTCTTTCAACGGCTTTTGAATCCCTCACATCGGCCCTGAAGATCTCAACATTCAATCCCTCTATGGGCTTGACATCCTCGGAAGGAGCAACCAGTACACGCACTTTCTCGTTCAACTGGAGCAACCTTCTGACGAGCACGTTTCCAAGATGCCCCGTAGCCCCAGTAACTACTATCATGATTTCACCCCCTGGAGTTTGCGAACAGAGCGATGAACTTTTCGAAACCTTTAGATATCAGATTCAGATCTTCCTGGCTCAGCTTCGCCATGATCTCTTCCACCAGCTTGGATAGTTCTTCCAGCAGTTCGCTGTAGACCTTCTCACCGTGTTCGGTGACATGGAGCAACGTCGCACGCCTGTCCGATTCGTCCTTCGTCCTCTTCACAAAGCCTTTCTTTTCCAGAGAATCGATCAGATGCGTCACGTTCGCCTTGGTCATCGAGAGTGCCTCCGCGAGGTCCTTCATCCTGCACGGTCCGTACCTGATCAGATAGAACAGAGTGTACAGTTCCACGGCCCGCAGTTTTTCGAGTTCGGGGTGGAACTTTATCGTCCGCGAAAAGCCCAGGCTCAGTTCAACTATCGACTCTATGATTTTCCTTGCTTCCATACGCCTCACCACAGATATGATATAGTTAAATATTTAAACTGTCAAGATATTAAACTATATGATCCGGCGAAAAAGAGGAAGATGGAGGATTTGGAACTCTCAGCCAGTGGGGTAGAAAGTACAATCAGTTTCACAGCAGAACATTCGTGTGCGTGTCACTCAAAAAATCAATCCGGTCAGTCCTTTTCGCAGGAACAGGAACGAGTTGATCAAAAGCTTTGATCCTTGAGTGTGTACACGTATCCACCTTTCACAGAACGAACGTCGATGAACTTGAAAAAAGCGTAATGACCTGTCGCACTGTAGCCCAGGACTTTGTCGAGCGTGTTGACGAATGTGCCCGTTTCCTGTCCAGAGAAGTTCAACGAGACTTGACTGAAAAACGCGTTCCAGTTTTGAAGAGCCTCACTGGATTTTGCAAAACTGAGGATCGCTTGATTGACCGAAAAAATCAGTATAACGATCGCTATGGAAACCATCGCGATCCCCACGATTAGCTCAACCACGGAGAAACCCTTCATCTCAATCTCAACCCTTCTAGAATGATCCCACCCGTCATCGGTGAAAATCCACGCTTCGCAGAATAGAGCCTGTTATCGAAAATGTTGAATTCCTTAAGGCCCCTTGTTCCATCCCACGTGGCCGTCACGGCCTCCGAAGCTAAGGAACCGAAGATGATTCTGTAGCTCAAGCCCTTAAAGTTTCTATAATCCACTTTCAACGTGGGCACGAGCACCCTGTTACCCTGGCCCGGGGCTCTGTTTCTGTCCCAGTACATCGTGAATATGCTCATGTCCAGGCGCAGGTTTCTTATCTTCCCCTGACCGAGGTTGTAACCTTCGTGCCATGGAATCTCGATGTCTCCTGTGGTTATCAAGCTGATGTGATCTTTCGTTGAAGATTGAGCCATCTTTTTGTACCATGCGTCCCAGAAAGTTTTTCCATCGATTTCGACAGGTGTCGTTGCACCGTTGGCAAGCCTCAAGAATCCCTTCACGTTTCTGTTGTTCGGAATGGGGGTTCCATCCGCGAAAAACGGGCTCATATAGACCTCGTACGAGTTTCCTGCGTAGTTGATCGTCATCGTTGTGCTCTTCCTCGCACTGTAATATTCCACATCACCGTAGATCCTCACGGAGTCCCAGGGTGTCTGCTCTTCCTGCCTTCCCCTGTTTCCCATCACCAGTATCGTCCAGTCACCCATGAACACGTTCGTGGTCCACTGATCTTTTACACCTATGGCGATCGAGGAGTTGGTCGTATCACAGAACAACCCCAAAAAGCCATTGAAGAGCGGTATCTGTTCCGTGTAAGTGTTTACAGTTCCGTTCGGAAGAACTTCTTTAACAGATATCGTGACAGGAACGTTCGGTGGACCTGGATGAGAAACCACCATTTCCACCTGGTAGCGTTTTTCGTCCCTTTTGAAGAAACCATCATCTGGGCCGAAAAACTTCACGACCTGAACGTCCTGACCGTTCAAATTCCTGATTTCTGACGTGATGATCAGATCTTCTGCGCTAACACCCGGGGACTTAGAGTAGGTCAGAATGAGGCCAACCGGATCGCTGGTTATGGAAGCCGCACCGGTAACGACGTCGATGATATCGACCTTGTTGAGGGCCGAAAGCTGCGTCTCCCAGTAGACTTTCCCCTGATATGCATTCCTCATCGTCTCAACTTCTTCCGCGGTTAGAATACTCCTTCCGCCAATGAAGACGTCGCTTTCTTGCACCCGTCCTCTGAGGTAGTTGTGCAAGATCCTGTAGAAAGTTTTTCCGTAAAACCTCGGTCCTTGACTGCCCCCTATACCCAATCCGCCCTGACCCTGTTTATCACCGAACCAGGCTGGACCGTCTATGACCTCACCGTCGCCGTAATAGGTTCCCCCAGGGAGTCCGTTTGGCAGGAAAATTGCGTAGTTGAAGAACCCCTGAGGTTCTATCAGAGCCCAGGTCCACGAAGAACCAACATTGACACACAACAGGATCACCCAGGATCGATCGGCATCTTCAGAAAGAGCGTACACTCTGATCCTGGACGGATTGTTTTCTATCAACCCTTTCGCTTTGCTGTCGACAAGAGCTTTTTTTAAAGGAGAATCCAAGCCGGACGTGAGACGCAAAAGGTCCTTCACAGAAGTGAAACGCGTCCCGGTCAGCGCCCCTTCACCGAGCAGATCCTCCCAGATATCCTTCTCAACCGGTCCAGAGGAATTGACGATCACAGATTTTATCTTTTCGAATTCGGCCTGACTGTCCATGTGTTCGGCCAGGTAGAATCCCGACACCACACCGTACTTGCTGCGAAGATAAGCGGCGGCCGTCGCGATGATCTTCAGAGCATCGGCACGTTCGATCGTTCTGCTGATGGATATTCCCACTTTTTTGTTCGTGGTATCGACCTGGATCAGTATCGCGGTCGCCAGAAGGGAACAAATGAGGATCAAAAATATGCTCAGAACCATCACGTAAGCGTTTCTCAGTCTCGTGATCTCACCTCACCCCTGGTGGATAGATCGAGTACTCCAGGCTCAAGAGCGACGACGGATTGAAAGGATTCGACGTTTTGACTATCAACTTCAAGGGCAACACTGTTTCAGGATTCTGACTATCAGATTTGAACGTGATCTGAACGTTTTCGATCGGTATCAGCACGCTCCTGTCATCCTCGAAATACTGTACCTCGGTTTCGCTGAGGACCTTCACCCTCGCGTTTATCTTCTGACCGGCCAGGATGATGTCGAACCTCACCTCTGTGGCTGAGACGAGTTCCACACTGTTGGCAGGACCCGCAGCCCTGTTGAGAAGCTCGATCATTTTATCGCCGGCATCGTTGAGTCTTCTGAGGACATCGAGAAGTTTTATGTTCTTCTCGGTCTTTTCGAAGTAATTGCTCATGAGCAGGAGGACCAGAGCCGTAAAAATTGAGAGGACCGCGAGGGTTATGAGGAGCTCGATTAAAGTCATACCTCTGCGTCTCAAAGCGTTTCCTCCTTGTTCAATTTTATCACAGAATTAGCCATTACGTGAATTTTTCTCAACAGCGTGAGCACCTCGTTGAAGAGAGGTACTTGCCTTCAGTTCGAAGAATGGCATATACTCGAGTGGTGATCGCATGCTGAAAGCGAAGGATCAATTCCGATGCACCTGTGGCAAAACCCACACTGTGCCGCCAACTGAAATTGTTTTCGAAGAGAACGCTGCCAAGAACATCGAAACGTTTTTTGAAAACGCCACCTACGTTGTGGGCGAAAACACAGCCAAGCTGGTCGAAACACCAGAACGCAGGACGATCAAGCTCGAAGCTGAAGGAAGAGTTCTTGCCACGATGGAAAACATCGAGAAAGTTACTTCGCAAGTTTTGACAGATCACATTGTCTCTATCGGCTCGGGCAGTCTCACAGACATTGCAAAGTATGCGGCCCGTTTGACCAGTAAAAGTTTTTCCTGCTTTCCCACGGCCCCTTCCGTGGATGGCTACACCTCTTCCGTGGCTGCGATACTCATAAAGAATGAGAAAACAACGGTTCAGGCTGTCGTTCCAAAGAGAGTCGTTGTGGACATGAACGTTGTGAGCGAAGCTCCGTTCGATTTGCTGAGGGCTGGCATCGGCGACATCGCGGCGAAGGTGACGGCCAGACTAGACTGGATGCTGAGTAACGTTCTCACCGAAGAACCCATCTGCGAATTCGCATGGGACGAACTGAGAAACTCGCTGAACGATGTTCTTGAGAACTCAGAAAAAGTACTGAATAGGGACAGAAGCGTGATCTTTTCCTTGATGAAGGTCCTTCTGGTGTCTGGTTTGAACATCACGGTCGTTGGCAATTCCAGACCAGCTTCGAGTGCAGAACACATGATCTCTCATTCTTTGGAGATGTACCACGAAAACAGAAACGAAATTCCCATGTTCCACGGCCTTTCGGTGGCGATGGGAACATACATCACGTTGAAGGCGTACAGGGTGATCTTCGAAGATCTGAAATTGAAGGAAAAGTACCTGACGAACGAAGAAAGATTCTTCATCCTCTCTGAATTTTTCAGCGAAGAAAAGGCTGGAAAGTTCATGCGTGTTTACGAAAGAAAAAAACTGCCAATGGAAGTGCAACTGAGCCGGGTGAGGAAAGCTTTAAAGCACACCTACGAGCAATTTTCCGAAAAGGTCGAAAACGCCCTGAAGGCCGTGCGGGTCGATGAACTGTTTGCCCGTTACGAACCTGAGTTCATCGAGAAATTGATCCTCATCTCCAACACCATAAGGGAAAGGTACACCGTCCTCGATCTGCTCGACTCTCTGTGCCTGCTGAAGGATTTTTCTCACAGAGTGTTCGGAATCTGACTGATACCACACGTCCTTCCAGTATTGGTGTATTGGTGTTAAGTCCCCATTTGTCGTGAATCCCTATTGACAGTTCTATATGCCGTTTATTATAATTAAACAAAAAAGGAGGGTTCCCGGCTGATTGGTCCTATAACTTTCATAACCATTGGTGAGACTCCCAGAGATGACGTGATACCGGAACTTTTGAGCATCGTTGGCAATACGAACCTGGCTTACAATGAAATAGGTCTCATAGAGAACGTAGAAGAAGAAGTTTATAAACCACGTGATGAGAACGACGTGCTGGTGAGCAGAAAGCGCGACGGATCCATCGCTCGAATTTCCCATCGCTGGATCGTTCAGAAACTTTCTCAGCTAGAATGCGAGGGGCTATGTGTTCTTCTTTGCACCGGTGAATTTGATAGCGATCGCCTCATTTTACCCTACAAGGTGGTAGATTCTTTCTTCTCTGCCATGCCAAAGCTGAATCACGCCACGGTTATCGTGCCAGAAAAAGAACAGTGTTCCAATGCTCTGAAGCGATGGGCGAAAATCGCCAAGAGAGTGAATTGTATCAGTTTTTCACCGTATCGAGAATCGACATTAAGCGTGGATCTGTCACAGGAACAACTCGTTTACCTCGACTGCATAGGTTTCACACTGAAACACGAGGAGCTTTTTAAGCACCAAACCAAAGGCTTCGTGGTGAGTGCGCGAAGAATACTCGCAAATTATTTGAGGAACCTTCTAACTTAAAAAGGGGGTGTATGTGGTGAAAAGGCTGGCAGTGTTGATCGTCGCAGTGGCATTTTTTGCTACCGTAATTTCTGCACCGAACTACGACTCAGTGATCCGCGTAGGTTCAGATCAGAATCCGACGACGATGGATCCAGCAATGTATCAGGATCTTGCCTCGGCACAGGTCATGAGAAATGTCTTTGAAACGCTCGTGGCCTATGACGCAGAAGTCAAACAAATTCACCCGTTGCTTGCAGAGTCTTGGGAGGTAAGCCCGGATCTCAAGGAATGGACCTTCAAACTAAGGAAAGGGGTCCATTTCCAGAAAGGCAAGTTCCAAGATGGTAGAGAGGTCACGGCAGAAGACGTGAAGTACAGTTTTGATAGAGAAATAGCCATCTCACCTATGG
Above is a window of Thermotoga sp. Ku-13t DNA encoding:
- a CDS encoding type II secretion system protein, which codes for MRRRGMTLIELLITLAVLSIFTALVLLLMSNYFEKTEKNIKLLDVLRRLNDAGDKMIELLNRAAGPANSVELVSATEVRFDIILAGQKINARVKVLSETEVQYFEDDRSVLIPIENVQITFKSDSQNPETVLPLKLIVKTSNPFNPSSLLSLEYSIYPPGVR
- a CDS encoding iron-containing alcohol dehydrogenase; the encoded protein is MLKAKDQFRCTCGKTHTVPPTEIVFEENAAKNIETFFENATYVVGENTAKLVETPERRTIKLEAEGRVLATMENIEKVTSQVLTDHIVSIGSGSLTDIAKYAARLTSKSFSCFPTAPSVDGYTSSVAAILIKNEKTTVQAVVPKRVVVDMNVVSEAPFDLLRAGIGDIAAKVTARLDWMLSNVLTEEPICEFAWDELRNSLNDVLENSEKVLNRDRSVIFSLMKVLLVSGLNITVVGNSRPASSAEHMISHSLEMYHENRNEIPMFHGLSVAMGTYITLKAYRVIFEDLKLKEKYLTNEERFFILSEFFSEEKAGKFMRVYERKKLPMEVQLSRVRKALKHTYEQFSEKVENALKAVRVDELFARYEPEFIEKLILISNTIRERYTVLDLLDSLCLLKDFSHRVFGI
- a CDS encoding NAD-dependent epimerase/dehydratase family protein, whose product is MIVVTGATGHLGNVLVRRLLQLNEKVRVLVAPSEDVKPIEGLNVEIFRADVRDSKAVERLCEGAETVFHLAAVISIFGKKRLVYDVNVNGTKNVVEACLKNNARLVYVSSVHAFAELTKGSLIDESVPIDPSRVTGCYARSKAIATNLVLDATKRGLDAVVICPTGIIGPYDWRISEMGNLFLLHLKGRLKVAVEGGFDFVDVRDVAEALVLAWKKAKSGEIFIVGDTHVTVKALIQMLQKIEPKRSVKIFLPIWLAYVVSTFASFGHLSGKKVIFTPYAVYTLSRNYVYSHTKASKELGYTPRPIEDSLKDSLEWFKSSYRFEPKVAISAV
- a CDS encoding AroM family protein — its product is MTIGETPRDDVIPELLSIVGNTNLAYNEIGLIENVEEEVYKPRDENDVLVSRKRDGSIARISHRWIVQKLSQLECEGLCVLLCTGEFDSDRLILPYKVVDSFFSAMPKLNHATVIVPEKEQCSNALKRWAKIAKRVNCISFSPYRESTLSVDLSQEQLVYLDCIGFTLKHEELFKHQTKGFVVSARRILANYLRNLLT
- a CDS encoding MarR family transcriptional regulator; amino-acid sequence: MEARKIIESIVELSLGFSRTIKFHPELEKLRAVELYTLFYLIRYGPCRMKDLAEALSMTKANVTHLIDSLEKKGFVKRTKDESDRRATLLHVTEHGEKVYSELLEELSKLVEEIMAKLSQEDLNLISKGFEKFIALFANSRG